A stretch of DNA from Spirosoma endbachense:
TGATAAGCAACTCCTTCTCCTCCCAGATCATAATAAGCCAGTTCAAGGCGTCCGGGTATTAGCTGTGCACCCTTTGTATATTCAGCATCTTTAAACGGCTTACCCTTATATTCTTTTGGCACTTGCGCAAAATGAGCTGAAGCAGTTATTACCAGCATCAATGCCACGCCCAGTATTTTTTTGCCAAAAACGTACGAGTCAATTTGCTTGATCTGCCAGCGTATGTTGTTCAATAGGTGGTATTTCGTTTGCATCAGAGACTTGACCATTCAACTGTTTTTGAAACAAAGGGATTTCATGTCCATTGTTACTCCGCCAAAACGCCCTAAGTGAGCTTTCTCTGTATCCACCAATTGTCGTGGCCGAATAGATTGATCACTAAGTACCTTAGCATGGAGTTGGTTTTAGCATTTCATTATGCCTACTGGTAATGAAATGCCTCTCAGCAGGTTTATGGATTTGATCTAACCTATAAATCTAATTTTTACATATGAATCAACGCTTCTTGATGTGTCAATGACTAACGTGTAATTTTACATCAACTTCATCATGCAACGTGCTTTGTGGAGTAGTTTAACCGCGATCCGGTAGCTCGTAGTGGGGCTACCGGGTTTTTATAATCGTGATTACTGCTCATTCTTTGTGTATTCCTATTGAAGGCTGGTAGAATTGGGACAGGACTGACAATTCCATTTAGAAAGACTTATACAGTTAAAACACAAGGTTTATTTATTCGTATATTCGCCATCGCTACCGTAACAGCTTTAAGATGGAACAGAATGCTTCTCAGGCTGTCTTTGTCGCCGATGATGATGAAGACGATCGTTTTTTATTACAACTAGCCTTTCAACAGCATAGTCCGGAATGTCAGCTTGTTTTCGCGCAGGACGGGCTCGTTCTGCTTGATGCATTGGCTCAAACCGATTCGCATCCCTGTCTTATAATTCTGGACGTCAATATGCCCCGTCTCAATGGACTGGAGGCTTTGTCTGTTTTGCGGAGTAATCCCCTTTATAAAGATACGCCCATTGCTATTCTAACGACATCAAGTGCAATAGATGATCGGTACCGAGCTTATGAGTTAGGGGCTAATGACTTTATCTCTAAGCCCCTAAGCCTGGAAATGTTTGGTCCCATCATTCGTAAACTTCGCAAAAACTGGCATCTTGATGAATGTATTTAAGCCTTGAAGCCCTGGAGGTATGAAATAATTTTTTGCAAAAATCATTTACCTATCTGTAATATAACTACTCCGTGCCACTAGCAATCCTATAACGGATTAGCAGTTAAATAAATAGGCAGGGCTTTCTTATAAAAACGGCAAGGAGCAGTTAGCCATACCTTTGTGGTTCTCTAGACTACAAAACCATGACTGTCGCTCCCTGCTTGGCTAAACCTACAACATTTTTCCAACTTCTTGACCAAATTTGGTTGAGAAGTTGAAAGAAAGCCGTAGTTTTAGCCGTGCTGGGAACAGGGGTCATGAATTTGTCGTCTAGTTAACCACAAAGGTAAGACTACTGGCTCCCAGCCAGTTTTATAAGAAAGCCCTGTATTTTGCTATGAGTATGGTTATCAAATTCTTAAAAATGATGAGTTCTTAATTATAAAGCGAGAAGAAAAAATGTGGCTACCTTAAACTGTTAAAACATTAATTTCAATATATAATTAACGCCTATGTATCAAAATATATTGATAAACTTAATGTTACTGAAAGAGTCAAAATTGGCTTTACTAGGTTTAGGTTTACGTGGATTTTAACAATCCGGCAGCTTAACCAGGCCCTTATTTTTCACTATAGGATTAAATTTCCGGATAAATCTCAAACAAAGATACGCCTGCTACTAACCAGCTTAGTTGCCATTCCTGCCAACCCGCTCCGTCTATTCGGTAAATCGATGGTCAGTTTATTGTCGTAGGATCGTTGATTGCTAGAAACTGACCCACCTTCAAAAATTGCTAACTTGTCGAAAGTTTTAGAACATTCAGGAAGTTAATCGACACCACCATGACCAAATCCGACATTCAGGTGATGCCAAAGTTTTTCGACAGATACATTAATCTGGCCGAGAATATCGACATCATCGAGGCTCTCACTCAAACAGCCACTTTTTCCAGCCTGATCCCGATCGAAACCCTGGAAGCACTGGGCGACCTTCGCTACGCGCCAGGAAAATGGACCGTTAAAGACATCCTGCAACATGTTATTGACAACGAGCGAATCATGACCTACCGGGCCATGCGCTTTGCCCGTAACGACAAAACGGCCTTACCAGGGTATGACGAGGAATTGTTCGGGCAAAACGCCAATGCTACCCGACGGTCACTTAGTGATCTATACGACGAGTACGCTATTCTCAGAAAGGCAAGTATCTCTTTATTCAATAGTTTCGATGATGAAATGCTGGTACGTGATGGCATCTGCTTCAATCAAACTATTTCTGCACTGGCACTGGGTTACGTTGTGGTAGGCCACGCACTTCACCATGCTACCATAATCCGGGAGCGCTATCTGCCGCTACTGGATTAACCAGTAGACTATTCGTGGAAAGGGGGTATAGATGAGCATTCTATACCCCCTTTTTTGTATTTTCGCCCAATTATACCTGAATCAGCTATGCTAAAACAAACTTTCCTCTTTCTCTTTCTGACGGCACAGGTTGTGCATGCACAGACAAAATCTAAGGTCATTGTCACTGACCTGACGCGAATCAAGCAGGTGGGCGGCATCGAATTGTCACCAGATGGCCAGCAGGCTATTTATACACTGACAACCATTGAGCCAAACCCCGATCAGAAGGAAGAGTACGAGTATAAAACGCATATTTACCAGACTGGACTAAAAGCCGGAGACCCCAAAGCTCTGACTCGGGGAAGTGAATCAGCACGGCAACCTACCTGGTCGCCCGATGGTCAGCGAATTGCCTTTGTACGCACCGTAAAGGGGAAAGGGCAGATTTTTATCATGTCGCTGAACGGCGGTGAAGCCTGGCAGCTAACCACCAGTATATACGGAGCATCGAACCCAATCTGGTCGCCGGATGGCAAGCGGATTGCCTATTCAAGTGGCGTAACGACAACGCAGATGCTGGCCGATTCGTTATTGAATCCAGGCAAAAACGGCCCGGCCTGGTCGCTCGAAAAACCAGGCTTTGCTACTAACAACTTCATCAAAATAGACAAAAAGATTAAAGCGAATCCGGATGGATCGCTGGCCGAAATCCGGGCATACCTCAACAAAGACGTTGACGATAAAAAAGCAAAAGTCATCACCCGGCTTAATTTTCAGGGCGAATCGACCACCGAGCCAGAAATTTCGTTCACTCATCTATACGTAATCGATGTAGCCGAAGGGGCAACGCCCAAACCCCTGACGCGTGGTTTCTACTCGTTTCAGGCAGGTAGCTGGTTGACCAACGGTCAGGGTTTGCTGGCTGTAACAGATCGCGATTCGCTCAAACATCCCGACCGCGAACAGGATAATGCGATCGTATTTATTCCGGCAAATGGCGCTGGCACCCGAACGGTCGTTCTGGCCGAAGCAGGCAAAAGTTACGGTTCCCCCGAAATCTCACCCGATGGCAAACAATTGGCCTTTCTGGTCAGTCCATCGGAAGGGGTCAATTTCGCACAAATTGGCCTGGCATCCCTGTCAGGAGCAACCGTATCGAACAGTCAGCTTGTTACCTTCGACCGGGCCGCTGGAAACCTGACCTGGACAACATTGCCTGTTTCGGGCAAAGGCAAAAAAGCGGTATCCGGCTATGCCATCTATTTCACGGCATCGGCAAACGGTGGCGCTCCTCTCTATCGGCTTGATCCGGCGACGCGGCAGGTTACACAGCTGACAACTTTTGACAGTGGCGTAACGGCTTTCGACGTAGTCGGCGATCAGGTTGTTTTTGCAAAAACAGAAATCGTAAACCCATCGGAATTATACCTTACCAACGCAGAAGCCAAGGCGCAAACCAAGCTGAGCAATCATAATGACTGGGTTTCTCAGAGGCAACTTAGCTTGCCCGAAAAGCGTACTTACAAAAACTCGCTTGGCCAAACGGTCGATTATTGGATTATGAAGCCTGCATTTGCCGAGGCTGGCAAAAAATATCCGCTTCTGCTAAACATGCACGGTGGCCCAACAGCCATGTGGGGACCTGGTGAGGCTTCAATGTGGCATGAATTCCAGTATATGTGTTCGCAGGGATATGGCGTCGTCTATGCAAACCCGCGCGGATCAGGCGGTTACGGTCTTAATTTCCAGCGGGCTAATATTAAAGACTGGGGTACTGGCCCTGCCGAAGATGTGCTGGCCGCTGCTACCGATGCCGCTAAAGAAGCCTGGGTCGATACGAGTCGGCAGGTTATTACCGGTGGTTCGTATGCGGGTTACCTGACAGCCTGGATCGTTGGGCACGACAACCGGTTCAAGGCAGCGTTTGCCCAACGGGGTGTTTATGACCTTACCACATTCCTTGGCGAAGGCAATGCCTGGCGCCTGATCCCGAATTATTTTGCCTTTCCCTGGACACCCGAAGCTAAAGTATTGGATGCCAATTCGCCGTACACCTTCGTACAGAACATCAAAACGCCCCTTTTGATCAAACACGGTGAAAATGACCTTCGCACCGGGCCAATTCAGAGTGAAATGATGTATAAGAGTCTAAAAATTCTGGGCCGCCCGGTCGAATATGTTCGAATGCCGGGTGCCACCCACGAACTGAGTCGGTCGGGTAATGTTCGTCAGCGTATTGACCGAATGTTAAGAATTTATGAGTTCTTCGAGCGCTATGTTGGCCCCGACGCCCAGGGACTGACGCAGAAATAATTTAATTTGGCAAACCCACAGGAAGCCGAGATATTCGCTATTGCAGCGTAAAAGCGCTGTGATTTCAACGATTATTTCGGCTTCTTTTGTGTCATACCAAATCATGTTTCAAGTCCGGGTTGTCTTGCTTTGTAGTATCGGTTTAGTAAGTACCGCTTCACTTTATGCTCAATCCAAAACCGATTCACTACAGGTCAAAAATGCAAACTGGCGAAGTACCCGCCTTAATCGACATATTGTTTGGCAGGAGGCCCACTTCGATAGCTTGT
This window harbors:
- a CDS encoding response regulator — encoded protein: MEQNASQAVFVADDDEDDRFLLQLAFQQHSPECQLVFAQDGLVLLDALAQTDSHPCLIILDVNMPRLNGLEALSVLRSNPLYKDTPIAILTTSSAIDDRYRAYELGANDFISKPLSLEMFGPIIRKLRKNWHLDECI
- a CDS encoding DinB family protein is translated as MTKSDIQVMPKFFDRYINLAENIDIIEALTQTATFSSLIPIETLEALGDLRYAPGKWTVKDILQHVIDNERIMTYRAMRFARNDKTALPGYDEELFGQNANATRRSLSDLYDEYAILRKASISLFNSFDDEMLVRDGICFNQTISALALGYVVVGHALHHATIIRERYLPLLD
- a CDS encoding S9 family peptidase — its product is MLKQTFLFLFLTAQVVHAQTKSKVIVTDLTRIKQVGGIELSPDGQQAIYTLTTIEPNPDQKEEYEYKTHIYQTGLKAGDPKALTRGSESARQPTWSPDGQRIAFVRTVKGKGQIFIMSLNGGEAWQLTTSIYGASNPIWSPDGKRIAYSSGVTTTQMLADSLLNPGKNGPAWSLEKPGFATNNFIKIDKKIKANPDGSLAEIRAYLNKDVDDKKAKVITRLNFQGESTTEPEISFTHLYVIDVAEGATPKPLTRGFYSFQAGSWLTNGQGLLAVTDRDSLKHPDREQDNAIVFIPANGAGTRTVVLAEAGKSYGSPEISPDGKQLAFLVSPSEGVNFAQIGLASLSGATVSNSQLVTFDRAAGNLTWTTLPVSGKGKKAVSGYAIYFTASANGGAPLYRLDPATRQVTQLTTFDSGVTAFDVVGDQVVFAKTEIVNPSELYLTNAEAKAQTKLSNHNDWVSQRQLSLPEKRTYKNSLGQTVDYWIMKPAFAEAGKKYPLLLNMHGGPTAMWGPGEASMWHEFQYMCSQGYGVVYANPRGSGGYGLNFQRANIKDWGTGPAEDVLAAATDAAKEAWVDTSRQVITGGSYAGYLTAWIVGHDNRFKAAFAQRGVYDLTTFLGEGNAWRLIPNYFAFPWTPEAKVLDANSPYTFVQNIKTPLLIKHGENDLRTGPIQSEMMYKSLKILGRPVEYVRMPGATHELSRSGNVRQRIDRMLRIYEFFERYVGPDAQGLTQK